One Desulfobulbus oligotrophicus DNA segment encodes these proteins:
- a CDS encoding LbetaH domain-containing protein, which yields MLSVESYFSLDDCTHQELFADCPHVWAPLKKLKEYIAGLVKPTFQHLCITDGVPLDSPYISFNGKLRNARECIITYGDATKGGLSVWENGQILEGASVIMAGAVILGKHVAIGKGVLIESGAMIKSPAIIGDGSEIRQGAYLRGNCLIGRRCVVGHTTEVKHSIFLDDAKAGHFAYLGDSILGRKVNLGAGTKCANLRFFTGTVKLRTSNGSVDTGLHKLGAVLGDNVQTGCNAVTSPGTLIGPDSLLMPNSTALAGVHPQKSVIR from the coding sequence ATGCTATCAGTCGAATCCTATTTTTCCCTTGATGACTGCACTCATCAGGAACTTTTTGCAGATTGCCCCCATGTCTGGGCTCCTTTAAAAAAGCTGAAGGAGTACATCGCCGGCCTGGTCAAACCGACTTTCCAGCACCTGTGCATCACCGACGGTGTACCTCTTGACAGCCCGTACATCTCCTTCAACGGCAAACTGCGCAATGCCAGAGAGTGCATTATCACCTATGGAGATGCGACCAAAGGCGGTCTTTCAGTCTGGGAAAACGGTCAGATTCTGGAAGGGGCCTCGGTCATCATGGCGGGTGCTGTGATCCTGGGCAAGCATGTTGCAATCGGTAAAGGGGTTCTCATTGAATCCGGGGCCATGATTAAATCCCCGGCCATCATCGGCGATGGTTCGGAAATTCGCCAAGGCGCCTATCTGCGGGGCAACTGTCTCATCGGCAGGCGTTGTGTGGTTGGTCATACCACTGAAGTCAAGCACTCCATTTTTCTGGACGATGCCAAAGCCGGTCATTTTGCCTATCTTGGTGACTCTATCCTTGGCAGAAAAGTCAACCTTGGTGCAGGGACCAAGTGTGCAAACTTACGTTTCTTTACAGGAACGGTCAAACTTCGGACCAGCAACGGCTCTGTTGACACCGGTTTACATAAACTCGGTGCTGTGCTCGGGGACAATGTGCAAACCGGTTGTAACGCGGTAACCAGCCCGGGTACCCTTATAGGGCCGGACAGCCTTCTTATGCCCAACTCTACCGCACTCGCTGGAGTACATCCTCAAAAAAGCGTGATACGCTAG
- a CDS encoding cold-shock protein: protein MLEGKVKWFNESKGFGFIEHEAGKDVFVHYSAISGSGFKTLNEGDTVQFEIVDGPKGPAAANVIRK from the coding sequence ATGCTGGAAGGAAAAGTAAAATGGTTTAACGAGTCGAAAGGTTTTGGTTTTATTGAACACGAAGCAGGCAAAGATGTCTTTGTCCATTATTCAGCGATCAGCGGCTCGGGATTTAAAACGCTTAATGAGGGCGATACGGTCCAGTTTGAAATTGTTGACGGACCCAAGGGGCCGGCAGCAGCCAACGTTATCAGGAAGTAA
- the mltG gene encoding endolytic transglycosylase MltG yields MRRILLLLLLFFLIIGSGVGLWYLSYLTTRAPGEGDVVLLIPKGSGVRSIGRLLATSGLLEDDARYLALVYLSGARSRLKAGEYSIPRGLTPPEILDLLVQGKTLRHYITVPEGVTAEQIAAIFAKDGWVEQERFLSLVTDLSFIRQFGIKAPHLEGYLFPETYALVRNETSEEAIIRNMVGRFQQVWHSLEVPARTALNQHQLLTLASVVEKEAAVAAERPLIARVFYNRLDRKMRLQSDPTVSYGVRDFNGKLTRADLRRPTPYNTYVIPALPPGPICSPGRASLEAVLHPVESDALYFVSKNDGTHVFSTNLTDHNRAVQLYQRGL; encoded by the coding sequence ATGCGTCGTATTCTGCTGCTGCTTCTCCTTTTCTTCCTGATCATCGGCAGTGGTGTCGGATTGTGGTACCTCTCCTATCTGACGACGAGAGCACCCGGAGAGGGTGATGTTGTTCTTCTGATTCCCAAAGGATCAGGTGTACGCTCCATTGGCAGACTGCTTGCCACCAGTGGACTGCTTGAAGACGATGCCCGTTACCTGGCCCTTGTTTATCTGTCCGGGGCCAGGTCCAGGTTGAAGGCAGGCGAGTACAGCATCCCCAGAGGCCTGACTCCACCCGAGATCTTAGATCTGCTTGTACAGGGGAAAACGCTGCGACATTATATCACTGTCCCCGAAGGAGTGACTGCTGAGCAGATTGCCGCTATCTTTGCAAAAGACGGCTGGGTCGAACAGGAGCGTTTCTTGTCGCTTGTGACGGACCTGTCTTTTATCAGACAGTTTGGGATTAAGGCTCCGCATCTTGAGGGGTATCTTTTCCCGGAAACATATGCACTGGTTCGAAATGAAACGAGTGAAGAGGCCATCATTCGCAACATGGTGGGCCGGTTTCAACAGGTCTGGCACAGTCTTGAAGTGCCGGCCCGCACAGCATTAAATCAGCACCAGCTGCTTACGTTGGCATCAGTTGTGGAAAAAGAAGCAGCCGTTGCAGCTGAACGACCACTGATTGCCAGGGTTTTTTATAATCGATTGGACAGGAAGATGCGCCTGCAATCAGATCCGACCGTAAGTTATGGGGTTCGCGATTTTAACGGCAAGCTGACCAGGGCTGATCTTAGACGACCCACACCCTACAACACCTATGTTATTCCGGCCTTGCCACCCGGGCCTATCTGTAGCCCGGGACGGGCATCTTTAGAGGCAGTGCTTCATCCAGTTGAGTCTGACGCGCTCTACTTTGTCTCAAAGAATGACGGTACACACGTCTTCTCAACCAATTTAACCGATCACAATCGGGCGGTACAACTGTATCAGCGTGGTTTGTAA
- the lon gene encoding endopeptidase La: protein MGDFDEQAQDLEIPDSLPMMAVRDVVVFNYMIIPLFVGRPGSIEAVNEGLAANKLLMLVTQKDATKDDPEEKDIYEVGMVSMIMRTLKLPDGRLKVLVQALSKARIRSFLQEKPFYRVEIDLIEEPESPEMTVEIEALMRNVREQTEKIMSLRGLLSSDLMTIINNIEEPGRLADLVGSNLRLKIAESQKILETIDPVARLRLVADLLHKELEVSTVQAKIQSDVKEEMTRSQREYFLREQIQALKRELGDEDSYSQEIEELRQQLRKKKMPKYAKKEARKQLRRLEMMHPEASEATIVRTYLDWFLDLPWRQSSPDVLDLKEAAAVLDEDHYGLDRIKERILEYLAVRKLNADTKGPIICFVGPPGVGKTSLGQAIAKAMGRKFYRLSLGGMRDEAEIRGHRRTYIGAMPGRILQGLKSVGANNPVFMMDEIDKIGDDYRGDPSSALLEVLDPEQNNTFSDHYMNLPFDLSKVMFITTANRSDTIPGPLLDRMEVIQLSGYTLEEKMAIATKYLLPRQIQENGIRPSQIRIDDATLETIISRYTHEAGVRNLERALGKVCRKIARKVAEGGKGPYVVSGNTLEKYLGPYRYLPETELDTTNQPGLVIGLAWTEVGGELLHIETSVLPGKGKLLLTGQLGEVMKESAQAALSYCRSRNKVLGVDPEYFDAVDIHIHVPAGAIPKDGPSAGITMTTALFSAISGKAVKRGFAMTGEVTLRGRILPIGGLKDKALAALRAGISKVIIPEENKKDLVEIPEELRKKITFFPVKHMDEVIELTLGKIPKGKLQLKKIDKKE from the coding sequence ATGGGTGATTTTGACGAGCAGGCACAGGATTTAGAGATCCCGGATTCTCTGCCGATGATGGCGGTGCGAGATGTTGTGGTCTTTAATTATATGATTATTCCGTTGTTTGTCGGCCGTCCAGGTTCCATTGAGGCGGTGAATGAAGGGCTGGCCGCCAACAAGCTGTTGATGCTGGTTACCCAGAAAGATGCCACCAAGGATGATCCTGAAGAAAAGGATATCTATGAGGTGGGTATGGTCTCAATGATTATGCGGACTCTCAAGCTCCCGGATGGACGGTTGAAGGTGTTGGTCCAGGCCTTGTCAAAAGCCCGCATTCGTTCGTTTCTTCAGGAGAAGCCGTTTTATCGGGTGGAAATTGATCTGATTGAGGAACCCGAATCTCCTGAAATGACAGTGGAGATCGAAGCGCTGATGCGTAATGTGCGTGAGCAGACCGAAAAGATCATGTCGCTTCGCGGACTCCTTTCCTCAGACCTGATGACGATCATTAATAATATTGAAGAGCCGGGGCGCCTTGCTGACCTGGTAGGTTCCAACCTCCGATTGAAGATTGCAGAATCTCAGAAGATCCTGGAAACCATTGATCCGGTTGCACGCCTTCGTCTTGTTGCGGATTTGCTGCACAAGGAACTGGAAGTCTCGACTGTGCAAGCTAAAATTCAGTCGGATGTCAAAGAGGAGATGACACGCAGCCAGCGGGAGTATTTTCTCCGTGAACAGATCCAGGCGCTGAAGCGGGAACTCGGTGACGAGGACAGCTATTCTCAGGAGATTGAGGAGCTCCGTCAGCAGCTGCGCAAGAAGAAGATGCCGAAGTATGCCAAAAAAGAGGCCCGCAAACAGCTGCGGCGCCTGGAGATGATGCATCCGGAAGCTTCCGAGGCAACCATCGTCCGCACCTATCTTGACTGGTTCCTTGATTTACCGTGGCGGCAGTCCTCACCCGATGTGCTTGACCTGAAGGAGGCGGCAGCGGTTCTTGACGAGGATCATTACGGCCTTGACCGTATCAAGGAACGCATCCTGGAATATCTGGCTGTCCGTAAGCTTAATGCCGATACCAAGGGGCCGATCATCTGTTTTGTCGGTCCGCCGGGTGTTGGCAAGACTTCCCTTGGGCAGGCGATAGCCAAGGCCATGGGGCGAAAGTTTTACCGTCTTTCGTTGGGTGGTATGCGGGATGAAGCAGAGATCCGCGGTCATCGCCGCACGTACATCGGTGCCATGCCCGGTCGGATCCTGCAGGGGTTGAAAAGTGTCGGTGCCAACAATCCTGTGTTTATGATGGATGAGATCGATAAGATCGGTGATGACTACCGGGGTGATCCCAGCTCAGCCTTACTTGAAGTGCTTGATCCGGAACAGAACAACACCTTCTCCGACCACTATATGAACTTACCCTTTGATCTCTCCAAGGTCATGTTCATCACTACAGCCAACCGCAGTGATACTATTCCAGGACCATTGCTCGATCGTATGGAGGTGATCCAGCTTTCGGGTTACACGCTGGAAGAGAAAATGGCAATCGCCACCAAGTATCTTTTACCCCGACAGATCCAGGAAAACGGGATCAGGCCCAGCCAGATCAGGATTGACGACGCCACTCTGGAGACAATTATCAGCAGATATACACATGAGGCAGGGGTCAGAAATCTGGAACGTGCCCTGGGCAAGGTCTGCCGCAAGATCGCACGTAAGGTTGCCGAAGGTGGTAAGGGGCCGTATGTTGTTTCCGGAAACACACTGGAAAAGTATTTAGGTCCGTACAGGTATCTTCCTGAAACCGAACTGGATACCACCAATCAGCCCGGGCTTGTCATCGGTCTTGCCTGGACAGAGGTCGGTGGTGAACTGTTGCATATCGAGACCTCGGTTTTGCCGGGGAAGGGGAAACTGTTACTGACCGGTCAGCTGGGTGAGGTCATGAAAGAGTCTGCCCAGGCGGCTCTCAGTTACTGCCGGAGTCGTAATAAGGTTCTTGGTGTGGATCCGGAGTACTTTGATGCCGTGGATATTCATATCCACGTTCCTGCCGGCGCCATCCCCAAAGACGGCCCTTCCGCCGGTATTACCATGACCACGGCACTGTTTTCAGCAATCAGCGGCAAAGCGGTGAAACGCGGTTTTGCCATGACCGGTGAAGTGACTCTGCGCGGGAGAATTTTACCGATAGGTGGATTGAAGGATAAGGCGCTGGCTGCCCTGCGAGCCGGTATCAGCAAGGTGATTATTCCTGAGGAAAATAAAAAAGACCTGGTGGAGATTCCCGAGGAGTTGCGTAAGAAGATCACCTTTTTTCCGGTTAAACACATGGATGAGGTCATTGAGCTGACACTGGGTAAGATTCCGAAAGGGAAACTGCAGCTAAAAAAGATCGACAAAAAAGAGTGA
- a CDS encoding universal stress protein, whose protein sequence is MQSIKSILTPIDFSDNAEKIIKAAAYMAGTFKAELHLVFVAQTFEDYSGFFVPPINLPNLEEELFASAQQQMETYIEENRAGLLEAGVQHVTGKVLSGDIAEEILKYAAKKKVQLIIMGTHGYKGLERIMFGSVAEKVVKSASCPVMTVNPYRE, encoded by the coding sequence ATGCAGAGTATTAAAAGTATCCTGACCCCCATCGATTTTTCAGACAATGCCGAAAAAATCATCAAGGCAGCTGCTTATATGGCAGGAACATTCAAGGCGGAACTGCACCTGGTGTTTGTGGCACAGACTTTTGAAGATTACAGTGGTTTTTTTGTTCCTCCCATAAATCTCCCGAACCTGGAGGAGGAGCTTTTTGCCTCGGCCCAGCAACAGATGGAGACCTATATCGAAGAAAACAGGGCCGGACTTCTCGAAGCCGGAGTACAGCATGTGACAGGGAAAGTACTTTCCGGTGATATAGCCGAAGAAATTCTGAAGTATGCCGCAAAGAAAAAAGTGCAGCTGATTATTATGGGGACCCACGGCTACAAAGGTCTTGAGCGAATCATGTTCGGCAGTGTTGCTGAGAAGGTGGTGAAGTCGGCCAGTTGTCCGGTTATGACTGTTAATCCGTATCGTGAGTAG
- the hemE gene encoding uroporphyrinogen decarboxylase produces MNNTFLQACRGQKTTHTPVWFMRQAGRYLPEYQKIRGKVSFLELCKTPELAVEVTLQPIDIFGFDAAILFSDILIPMEAMGLELEFHEGRGPLFPTPVRSQKAVDALVIPVPEEQLPFVLETIRLLRLTLQVPLIGFAGAPFTLATYLIEGGSSKVFLHTKKMMFQEPQLFHNLMAKITACTSVYLQAQARAGAQALQLFDSWVGILAPCDYEEFVLPYTRSIIRDLRAGTDVPIIYFANNGATLTDLTTTVGADVLGFDWRLPIREAVARAGRHAVQGNIDPLALFLPPKQLEERIRTMLIDAQDAQGYIFNLGHGIQPETPTEHVRIAVNAVHRFSGKS; encoded by the coding sequence ATGAACAACACATTTCTCCAAGCCTGCCGGGGTCAGAAAACAACCCACACACCTGTCTGGTTCATGCGGCAGGCCGGCAGATATTTACCTGAGTATCAAAAAATCAGAGGGAAAGTCAGTTTTCTCGAACTGTGCAAGACACCTGAACTTGCTGTTGAAGTGACGTTACAGCCCATTGATATTTTCGGTTTTGATGCGGCAATACTCTTTTCCGACATCCTCATTCCCATGGAGGCCATGGGCCTTGAACTCGAGTTTCATGAGGGCAGGGGTCCGCTTTTCCCCACACCGGTTCGAAGCCAGAAAGCTGTTGATGCCCTGGTGATTCCCGTACCTGAAGAACAACTTCCCTTTGTGCTGGAAACAATTCGCCTCCTGCGTCTCACCCTGCAGGTGCCGCTCATTGGTTTTGCCGGTGCTCCCTTCACGCTTGCGACCTATCTCATCGAAGGCGGCAGCTCCAAAGTATTTCTTCACACCAAGAAGATGATGTTCCAGGAGCCGCAGCTCTTCCATAACCTGATGGCAAAAATTACCGCCTGCACCAGTGTCTATCTTCAAGCACAGGCCAGAGCCGGAGCCCAGGCGCTGCAGCTGTTCGACTCCTGGGTCGGCATTTTGGCCCCCTGCGATTACGAAGAATTTGTTCTTCCTTACACCCGATCCATTATCAGAGATCTGCGGGCCGGCACCGATGTTCCGATCATCTACTTTGCAAATAACGGTGCCACATTGACCGACCTCACCACCACCGTGGGTGCTGATGTGCTTGGTTTTGACTGGCGGCTGCCCATCAGAGAGGCTGTTGCCCGGGCCGGACGGCACGCCGTCCAGGGCAATATTGACCCGCTCGCCCTCTTTTTACCGCCAAAACAACTGGAAGAACGCATCAGGACAATGCTGATAGATGCCCAGGATGCGCAGGGGTACATCTTTAACCTCGGTCATGGCATCCAACCGGAGACGCCAACAGAACACGTCCGGATTGCAGTGAACGCAGTGCACCGATTCAGCGGTAAATCGTGA
- a CDS encoding radical SAM/SPASM domain-containing protein: protein MDFVPKWIAWEITRRCNLHCVHCRSSSQLEIDGHPDFSLAEAKRILAEIRSYANPVVVLSGGEPLLRPDVFDIAAHGTELGLRMCLATNGSLVNAETCRHIKDSGIKMVSLSLDGATAEVHDDFRNQPGAFSGVMNAIRLFNEHSIDFLINSSFTQRNKEEAPRIYQLVKKLGATAWYLFMIVPTGRGENILAELIPADEYEEMLNWHYDMEKEEDELLVRPTCAPQYYRLVLQRSKAEGERFKRRSLSFSTGGSKGCLAGQLICLIDVDGNVLPCSYFPLAAGNLQTQSFQDIWENSKLMLDMRNFSGYKGNCGRCEYVGVCGGCRARAYALTGDYLAGEPFCNHVPGRHLSQQPGTPTQTTCES from the coding sequence ATGGATTTCGTCCCCAAATGGATTGCCTGGGAAATTACCCGCCGCTGTAATCTCCACTGTGTACACTGCCGTTCCTCTTCCCAGCTTGAGATTGATGGACATCCCGATTTTTCTTTAGCCGAAGCAAAGCGAATCCTGGCTGAGATCCGCTCCTATGCCAATCCGGTCGTCGTGCTTTCCGGCGGTGAACCGCTCCTGCGGCCGGATGTATTTGATATTGCCGCCCACGGGACGGAGCTTGGTTTACGCATGTGTTTGGCAACCAACGGATCACTGGTGAATGCCGAAACCTGCCGACACATTAAAGACAGTGGTATCAAAATGGTTTCTTTAAGCCTGGACGGTGCCACCGCCGAGGTGCATGATGATTTCCGAAACCAGCCCGGAGCCTTTTCCGGAGTCATGAACGCCATTCGCCTGTTCAACGAGCATAGTATTGATTTTCTCATCAACTCCTCCTTCACTCAACGTAACAAAGAAGAAGCACCCAGAATCTATCAGTTGGTAAAAAAACTGGGAGCCACTGCCTGGTACCTGTTCATGATTGTACCCACCGGCCGTGGTGAAAATATCCTGGCAGAACTGATTCCGGCTGATGAGTATGAGGAGATGCTCAACTGGCATTATGATATGGAGAAGGAAGAGGATGAGCTCCTGGTCCGCCCGACCTGTGCCCCCCAGTACTATCGCCTTGTACTCCAGCGCTCCAAAGCTGAGGGAGAGCGTTTCAAACGCCGCAGTCTTTCATTCTCCACCGGCGGATCCAAAGGCTGTCTCGCCGGACAGCTGATCTGTTTGATCGATGTTGATGGCAATGTTCTGCCGTGCAGCTACTTCCCCCTGGCTGCCGGTAATCTCCAGACGCAATCCTTCCAGGATATCTGGGAGAATTCAAAGCTCATGCTCGATATGCGCAACTTTTCCGGCTATAAAGGTAACTGTGGCCGTTGTGAATATGTCGGGGTCTGTGGCGGTTGTCGGGCCAGAGCTTATGCACTGACCGGAGATTACCTGGCTGGCGAGCCCTTCTGCAACCATGTTCCCGGCCGGCACCTGAGCCAACAACCTGGTACCCCAACACAGACAACCTGTGAATCATAA
- a CDS encoding pyridoxal phosphate-dependent aminotransferase, protein MIFSKKFVLADRVLQIAPSLTLAVNAKAKALREAGVDVLNFSVGEPDLETPAHVCEAGKKAIDDGRTRYTPAAGILELRQAVCDKLQKEQGWEYEPEDVQISCGGKHGLYNIFQAILNPGDEVLVPAPYWVSYPPMIQLACGTPVTVPLKEEDHFDIAPEILLKCATEKTKAIVLNSPSNPTGAVYSYEALAEVGKLAYENGWLIISDDMYEDLYYGEGKVPHILHVDPRLKAQTVLCNGVSKSFAMTGWRIGYSIGPRDVIRMMNRIQSQSTSNPAAPSQYAALAALTGPQEFPHLLREAFIPRRSYIVEALDALPGVTCVAPMGAFYVFPNFSAYYGRSFRGTTIDGSVSLADYFLSEAQVASVPGAAFGADDFVRFSFATSMDIIEKGMVRIQQALAALQ, encoded by the coding sequence ATGATTTTTTCAAAAAAATTTGTCTTGGCTGACCGGGTTCTGCAAATTGCACCTTCATTGACACTGGCGGTCAATGCCAAGGCCAAAGCTTTGCGGGAAGCCGGGGTGGATGTGTTAAACTTCAGTGTCGGTGAGCCTGATTTGGAAACACCGGCTCATGTCTGCGAGGCGGGAAAGAAGGCCATTGACGACGGACGCACCCGTTATACACCTGCTGCCGGAATCCTGGAATTGCGCCAAGCTGTTTGCGATAAGCTGCAGAAAGAGCAGGGCTGGGAGTATGAACCCGAAGATGTCCAGATCAGCTGTGGCGGCAAACATGGTCTTTACAATATCTTTCAGGCGATTCTGAATCCCGGCGACGAAGTGCTTGTCCCTGCACCTTATTGGGTTTCATATCCACCCATGATTCAGTTGGCCTGTGGCACACCGGTCACCGTCCCCCTGAAAGAGGAAGATCATTTTGATATTGCTCCCGAGATCCTGCTCAAGTGTGCAACGGAAAAAACCAAGGCTATTGTTTTAAACAGTCCGTCAAACCCCACGGGAGCTGTCTACTCCTATGAGGCCCTCGCCGAGGTCGGTAAGCTGGCTTATGAGAACGGTTGGTTGATCATCAGCGATGATATGTATGAAGACCTGTATTACGGTGAAGGGAAAGTGCCGCACATCTTGCATGTCGACCCGCGGTTAAAAGCACAGACAGTCCTGTGTAACGGTGTGTCCAAATCGTTTGCCATGACCGGGTGGCGCATCGGCTACTCTATCGGCCCGCGTGATGTTATCCGGATGATGAACAGAATCCAGAGCCAGTCAACATCCAATCCGGCAGCGCCGTCCCAGTATGCTGCACTGGCGGCCCTGACCGGGCCCCAGGAATTTCCTCATCTGCTGCGTGAGGCGTTCATTCCGCGTCGATCCTATATTGTTGAGGCCCTGGACGCGTTACCGGGCGTCACCTGTGTTGCACCCATGGGTGCTTTTTATGTGTTCCCTAACTTCTCAGCCTATTATGGCAGGTCCTTCCGCGGCACCACCATTGATGGTTCAGTCTCGCTTGCCGATTATTTCCTCAGTGAGGCTCAGGTTGCCTCTGTGCCGGGAGCAGCGTTCGGCGCTGATGATTTTGTTCGATTTTCCTTTGCCACCTCCATGGACATCATTGAAAAGGGGATGGTGCGTATTCAGCAGGCCTTGGCAGCTCTTCAGTAA
- a CDS encoding NAD+ synthase, whose translation MAKIALVQTNPIIGAFERNLRQVLQWIDKAREARCDLVIFPELTLSGSPPYDFLERSSFLETHDRVLAELIQTLEGVTCIVGVPERRQGPGKPLYNSALVLERNKIVFHARKQLLASNCVCEEARYFEPGTTPTIFPFQKMYYGLTLGEDILPESRSGRVHPLAGLAVEPVMPDVLINIAASPYYFGKLKAYQDTFSQMCRQNNIPLLYVNQIGAQDGLVFDGHSMVMTAGGVLHQIGAGYAEDMLIVDSDEIDTTSVPFVEETVTQVYKALVLGVRDYSRKTGLTKAVLGLSGGIDSAVAAVIACHALGPENVLCVALPSPYTSPQSVEDAEKLAEIAGCDFEVINISAAMEAYRLGLAACFTGYPEDTTEQNIQSRIRGNLLMALSNKFNRLLLTASNRSELAMGYCTLYGDMCGGLAVIADVPKTLVYTLAHFINKESERIPEQIILRPPTAELKPNQYDQDDLPPYDVLDAVLQAYLEEGKGVEEIAALGFDTSLVRDIIRRVKTNAYKRQQAPPCIRITTRCAAPGWRYPLAHGFVE comes from the coding sequence ATGGCGAAAATCGCACTTGTGCAAACAAATCCTATCATCGGTGCTTTTGAGCGGAATCTTCGCCAGGTCCTTCAGTGGATTGACAAAGCCAGAGAGGCCCGTTGCGACCTGGTGATCTTTCCCGAACTGACACTGAGCGGGTCTCCTCCCTATGATTTTCTGGAACGCTCCTCATTTCTTGAGACACATGACCGTGTTCTGGCTGAGCTCATTCAAACACTGGAAGGTGTCACCTGTATTGTTGGTGTGCCGGAGCGGCGACAGGGACCGGGCAAACCGTTGTATAACTCGGCTTTGGTTCTGGAACGTAACAAAATCGTCTTTCATGCACGGAAACAGTTGCTTGCATCCAACTGTGTGTGTGAGGAAGCCCGCTATTTCGAACCTGGAACAACCCCGACGATCTTTCCCTTCCAAAAAATGTACTACGGTTTGACTCTTGGTGAAGACATCCTGCCGGAGAGTCGTTCAGGTCGGGTGCATCCACTTGCCGGTTTGGCCGTGGAACCGGTTATGCCGGATGTACTGATCAATATCGCCGCCTCTCCCTACTATTTCGGAAAGTTGAAAGCCTATCAGGACACTTTCAGTCAGATGTGCAGGCAGAACAACATCCCCCTGCTGTACGTGAACCAGATCGGTGCGCAGGACGGGTTGGTTTTTGACGGGCATTCCATGGTCATGACAGCCGGTGGTGTGCTCCATCAGATTGGTGCCGGTTATGCAGAGGATATGTTGATCGTTGACAGCGATGAGATTGACACAACGAGTGTTCCGTTTGTCGAAGAAACCGTTACTCAGGTCTATAAAGCGCTGGTGCTGGGTGTCCGTGATTATTCCCGTAAGACCGGACTGACCAAAGCAGTGTTGGGACTGTCCGGAGGGATCGATTCCGCGGTTGCCGCAGTGATTGCCTGCCATGCCCTGGGGCCTGAAAATGTGCTTTGTGTCGCTCTGCCATCTCCGTACACGTCCCCGCAATCCGTTGAAGACGCTGAAAAATTAGCAGAGATTGCCGGCTGTGATTTTGAAGTTATCAATATATCTGCAGCCATGGAAGCTTATCGGCTCGGTTTGGCCGCTTGTTTTACCGGATACCCTGAAGATACAACAGAACAAAACATCCAGTCCCGGATTCGGGGCAATCTGCTCATGGCCCTGTCCAATAAATTTAACCGGTTGCTTTTAACTGCAAGCAACAGATCGGAGCTAGCCATGGGATACTGTACGCTTTATGGTGATATGTGCGGTGGGCTGGCTGTTATTGCTGATGTACCGAAAACCCTGGTGTATACTCTGGCTCACTTTATCAATAAGGAAAGTGAACGTATACCTGAGCAGATCATACTTCGCCCACCGACCGCAGAGCTCAAGCCCAATCAATATGACCAGGATGACTTGCCGCCGTACGATGTGCTTGACGCTGTTTTGCAGGCTTACCTGGAAGAGGGAAAGGGTGTTGAAGAGATTGCAGCCCTGGGATTTGATACCTCGTTAGTGCGTGATATCATTCGTCGAGTAAAAACAAACGCCTATAAACGTCAGCAGGCTCCGCCTTGTATCAGAATAACCACCAGGTGTGCGGCTCCCGGCTGGCGTTATCCACTGGCGCATGGGTTTGTTGAGTGA
- a CDS encoding LysR substrate-binding domain-containing protein — MPITFRQIEIFIAVAETQQVTRASKKLLLTQSAVSMALGELENQLGGHLFDRHGRSLLLNDRGRYLLPLAKNILHQVANIETILTEQQDVVAGVLEIVASTTLGNYVLPYLIGTFMHLHPEAHINMLVVNTMTAEKLVATGQADLGFVEGDINVDALVATPWFEDELGIIVSSTHNLAKRTTFRIPDDLKETSWVMREEGSGTAEIFTKKLGRHASFLRVVTKTGHTEAIKKAVEAGVGAACLSMLTVGREAEEGWLKILPIEGMDMSRQLWIIQHKDKIITRLMAEFLRFCEVVAKNHLGRECLSSPWKLQSLLNKSQLSTPPADS; from the coding sequence ATGCCAATTACTTTCCGGCAGATAGAAATATTCATTGCCGTCGCTGAAACACAACAGGTCACACGGGCCAGCAAAAAATTACTGCTTACTCAGTCTGCTGTCAGCATGGCCCTTGGTGAACTGGAGAACCAGTTGGGTGGTCACCTCTTTGACCGACACGGTCGAAGCTTACTGCTCAATGATCGTGGTCGCTACCTCCTCCCTCTTGCCAAAAATATCTTACATCAGGTCGCCAATATTGAGACCATCCTCACGGAACAGCAGGATGTTGTTGCCGGCGTTCTCGAAATAGTCGCCAGCACCACCCTCGGTAACTACGTTCTCCCCTATCTCATCGGCACCTTCATGCACCTCCACCCGGAGGCACATATCAACATGCTGGTCGTCAATACCATGACCGCAGAAAAGTTAGTAGCCACGGGTCAGGCTGATCTTGGTTTTGTGGAAGGGGATATCAATGTGGATGCGCTGGTAGCCACCCCATGGTTTGAAGACGAGCTGGGAATTATTGTCAGCTCAACCCATAACCTGGCCAAGAGAACAACCTTTCGGATTCCGGACGATCTTAAGGAAACAAGTTGGGTTATGCGGGAAGAAGGATCAGGGACAGCTGAGATCTTTACAAAAAAACTCGGCCGCCACGCTTCTTTCTTACGAGTAGTCACTAAAACCGGCCACACTGAGGCCATAAAAAAGGCGGTGGAAGCCGGTGTGGGTGCGGCCTGTCTCTCTATGTTGACGGTCGGTCGAGAGGCTGAGGAGGGTTGGCTTAAAATTTTACCCATTGAGGGTATGGACATGAGCCGCCAGCTCTGGATCATTCAGCACAAGGACAAAATCATCACCCGTTTGATGGCCGAGTTCCTCCGATTCTGTGAGGTTGTGGCCAAAAATCATCTTGGCCGTGAATGCCTCTCTTCCCCCTGGAAACTGCAGTCTCTCCTCAATAAAAGTCAACTCTCGACACCGCCGGCAGACAGCTGA